A portion of the Ferrimonas lipolytica genome contains these proteins:
- the ilvG gene encoding acetolactate synthase 2 catalytic subunit: MSSGAEAVVHALTEHGVTKVFGYPGGAIMPVYDALLDSPVEHLLCRHEQGAAFAAIGYARSSGKVGACIATSGPGATNLITALADAMMDSVPVVAITGQVPRAAIGTDAFQEIDLLGLSLACTKHSFLVQKPEELCEILHKAFAIAQEGRPGPVLVDIPKDVQQALVSYQAAKPNLAEAANDTFELEQAQQMLQQAQRPLLYIGGGVGMADAVAELREFIRQTGIPSVVTLKGIGSVPKNTSGYLGMLGMHGNKAANGAVQQCDLLIVLGARFDDRVTGKLDAFAPNAKVIHLDIDPAEIGKRREALVSCSGDLRKLLPTMSNPLPHDISDWRATCEQMAADCAPRYDYPGENIFAPALLKRLAETMPEHSVVSCDVGQHQMWVAQHMWFDSPNNHLSSAGLGTMGFGLPVAIGAQLARPDDTSILVSGDGSFMMNVQELTTIKRAKVPVKIIILDNQRLGMVKQWQELFFEERYSETNLSDNPDFVAMAAAFDIPGRHIWHRDQVEPALQQLLAAEGPFLLHVSISEKENVWPLVPPGASNDEMMEQQQ; this comes from the coding sequence ATGAGTAGTGGAGCAGAGGCAGTAGTACACGCATTAACAGAGCACGGAGTAACTAAAGTCTTTGGTTACCCTGGTGGAGCCATCATGCCGGTATACGACGCATTGCTGGATTCACCAGTAGAGCATCTGTTATGTCGCCATGAACAAGGTGCTGCCTTTGCTGCCATTGGTTATGCCCGTTCTTCTGGCAAAGTGGGGGCATGTATTGCCACCTCAGGTCCAGGTGCGACCAACCTAATCACCGCCTTGGCAGATGCGATGATGGATTCTGTTCCGGTGGTAGCTATCACCGGTCAGGTTCCTCGCGCCGCCATTGGTACTGATGCCTTCCAAGAGATCGACTTGTTGGGTTTATCGTTGGCTTGCACCAAGCACAGTTTTTTGGTGCAAAAACCGGAAGAGCTGTGTGAAATCCTGCACAAGGCGTTTGCTATCGCTCAAGAGGGCCGTCCTGGGCCAGTATTGGTTGATATCCCAAAAGATGTGCAGCAAGCCTTGGTGAGTTATCAAGCGGCCAAGCCAAATTTAGCTGAAGCGGCTAACGACACCTTTGAGTTAGAGCAAGCGCAACAGATGTTACAGCAGGCGCAGCGGCCTCTTTTATATATTGGCGGTGGCGTTGGCATGGCCGATGCGGTGGCAGAGCTGCGTGAGTTTATTCGCCAAACTGGGATCCCATCGGTAGTGACCTTAAAGGGAATTGGTTCAGTGCCAAAAAACACGTCAGGTTACTTAGGCATGTTGGGCATGCATGGCAACAAAGCCGCCAATGGTGCCGTACAGCAGTGTGACTTGTTGATTGTATTAGGGGCACGCTTTGACGACCGTGTAACCGGCAAGTTAGATGCCTTTGCACCAAACGCCAAGGTTATCCATCTGGATATCGATCCCGCGGAGATTGGCAAACGTCGTGAAGCATTGGTTTCTTGCAGTGGTGACCTACGCAAGCTGTTACCGACGATGAGCAACCCGTTACCACACGACATCAGTGATTGGCGTGCGACCTGCGAGCAGATGGCGGCGGATTGTGCTCCTCGTTACGACTACCCAGGGGAAAACATCTTTGCGCCAGCATTATTGAAACGATTAGCGGAAACCATGCCAGAACACAGTGTCGTGTCTTGCGATGTTGGCCAGCATCAGATGTGGGTAGCGCAGCACATGTGGTTTGATTCGCCTAATAATCACCTATCTTCGGCGGGATTAGGAACCATGGGATTCGGCCTGCCAGTGGCGATTGGTGCCCAGTTAGCCCGTCCTGACGATACCTCTATTTTGGTGAGTGGTGATGGCTCATTCATGATGAATGTGCAGGAGTTGACCACCATCAAACGCGCGAAGGTACCGGTAAAGATCATTATCTTAGACAACCAGCGCTTAGGCATGGTGAAGCAGTGGCAAGAGCTGTTCTTTGAAGAGCGCTACAGCGAAACCAACCTGTCTGATAACCCCGATTTTGTTGCCATGGCGGCAGCATTCGATATTCCCGGTCGCCATATTTGGCATCGTGATCAAGTAGAACCTGCGTTGCAGCAGTT
- the ilvC gene encoding ketol-acid reductoisomerase: MTQMYHQADANPSLLEGKTIAVLGYGSQGRGQSLNLRDSGANVVIGLRPGGASWQQAEQEGWQPVGFTDAVRDADIVMMLTPDMVQAEIYSEHVEPNIKPGAMLMFSHGLNIIYDLIKPSAEIDVTMVAPKGPGFLVRTEYEKGAGVPCLMAVHQDASGNAHAKALAYADAIGGTRGGVLTTNFKEETETDLFGEQAVLCGGAISLVQAGWETLTEAGYQPELAYFECLHELKLIVDLLYEGGVSRMHEFVSDTAAYGAVTRGPRVVDGRAKEEMKKVLAEIQSGEFAREWIAEHKSGSENYRRLQKADCDHPIEAVGADLRARMPWLNRGE; this comes from the coding sequence ATGACCCAGATGTATCACCAGGCAGACGCCAATCCGAGCTTGTTGGAAGGAAAGACCATCGCCGTACTCGGTTACGGCAGTCAGGGCCGCGGCCAGTCACTGAACTTGCGTGACAGCGGTGCCAATGTGGTGATCGGGCTTCGTCCCGGCGGTGCTAGTTGGCAACAGGCTGAGCAAGAAGGCTGGCAACCAGTTGGCTTTACCGATGCAGTACGAGACGCCGACATCGTGATGATGCTAACGCCAGACATGGTGCAGGCAGAGATCTACAGCGAGCATGTAGAGCCAAACATCAAGCCCGGCGCAATGCTGATGTTCAGTCATGGTTTGAACATCATCTACGACTTGATCAAACCCTCCGCTGAAATCGATGTAACCATGGTGGCACCGAAAGGACCTGGTTTCTTAGTTCGCACCGAGTATGAAAAGGGAGCTGGAGTACCGTGTTTGATGGCGGTACATCAGGATGCCAGCGGTAATGCTCACGCTAAAGCACTGGCCTACGCCGATGCCATCGGCGGTACCCGCGGTGGCGTGTTAACTACCAACTTCAAAGAAGAAACCGAAACCGATCTGTTTGGCGAACAAGCGGTACTGTGTGGCGGTGCTATTTCGTTGGTACAGGCGGGTTGGGAAACCTTGACCGAAGCTGGATACCAACCGGAGTTGGCGTACTTCGAGTGTTTGCACGAGCTGAAACTGATTGTGGATCTGTTGTATGAAGGTGGCGTATCCAGAATGCACGAATTTGTATCAGATACAGCTGCTTATGGTGCAGTAACCCGTGGCCCACGTGTGGTTGATGGGCGCGCGAAAGAGGAGATGAAGAAGGTACTGGCAGAGATCCAATCCGGTGAATTTGCTCGCGAGTGGATTGCTGAGCATAAGTCCGGTAGCGAAAATTACCGTCGCTTACAGAAAGCGGATTGTGACCACCCAATCGAAGCCGTAGGCGCAGATTTGCGTGCTCGGATGCCATGGTTGAATCGAGGAGAGTAA
- a CDS encoding magnesium chelatase domain-containing protein, which translates to MGLSRVRSRGQLGIDAPCVTVETHLGGGLPSFTVVGLPETSVRESRERVRAALQTAGFNFPVSRITINLAPADLPKQGGRFDLPIALGILAASAQVPPQSLHNCEFYGELSLTGELQHVTGLLPALVAGERANKTLYIPLANRHEAALLPHAKISLVTDLVSLVAQLHGQPEPAQVLADAGPPIDSDNGDDSLDLNQIIGQQQAKRALVIAASGNHNLLILFP; encoded by the coding sequence ATGGGTCTTTCACGCGTACGAAGCCGAGGTCAACTTGGCATCGATGCCCCCTGCGTTACCGTAGAAACCCACCTTGGTGGTGGCCTACCCAGCTTTACTGTAGTTGGCCTCCCAGAGACCTCTGTGCGGGAATCACGAGAGCGAGTACGGGCGGCGTTGCAAACCGCAGGTTTCAATTTTCCAGTATCGCGGATCACCATCAATCTTGCGCCCGCTGACCTACCAAAACAAGGGGGACGCTTCGATCTTCCGATCGCCCTAGGGATCCTTGCTGCTTCAGCCCAAGTTCCGCCACAATCACTACACAATTGTGAATTTTACGGTGAATTAAGCTTAACCGGCGAGTTGCAACACGTTACCGGACTCCTCCCGGCATTGGTGGCAGGAGAACGTGCCAATAAGACCCTCTATATTCCATTGGCAAATCGTCATGAGGCGGCGCTATTACCCCACGCTAAGATAAGCCTAGTTACCGATTTGGTGTCGCTGGTTGCCCAGCTGCATGGCCAACCTGAACCTGCGCAAGTGTTGGCCGATGCTGGGCCACCTATTGATAGCGACAATGGCGATGACAGCCTTGATTTAAACCAAATCATCGGCCAACAACAGGCTAAGCGAGCGCTGGTCATTGCTGCCAGCGGTAACCATAATCTGCTGATATTATTTCCATGA
- a CDS encoding recombinase family protein, giving the protein MSESIITKHKTAHLYARYSTKIQAKGHSKQRQLQSFHSYVAETNMSIGNVYVDDGTSAFKSGIEHRPALNQLLDDRAKGLISDDDLVCIEGFDRLSRNQVADAVRLLLDILATGINIITLNDRMVFTNPPDMIQLMVSILHLSRAHSESEAKSMRLSAVWTKKLEDARNGKVVTRQVPKWISVQGNGDSAKYVLNDHAPTIKRMFNLCIAGYGVLAICKELNNEGILSTSGKAWNKTSIRKILRSRAAFGEWEFKGTVLEGYFPAVVNMSTWLRAQKAIDVRKATPDTTKHTLKHVGDLEGSSKPNLFSKLSCGHCNRAFRFVKATHKSNARYRCSGVDIGVCTSKDIKLQQFERRVLAALLEMDWSVDKDTGTTDIELADTIAELEVTNTQIQRTSATIPMLDDPTPVVARLNELNQRKEMLRNKKQELELATINLGADDLIGGIEELADVTDSNFETRMLVAQRVLDVVESFKLTVHSTGIFVNVNLRNGDVRTVTLSVNDLDNPDIGNWLV; this is encoded by the coding sequence TTGTCAGAGTCCATCATAACAAAACATAAAACTGCGCATTTATACGCTCGATATTCAACTAAGATACAAGCAAAGGGTCACTCGAAACAACGACAGCTCCAGTCGTTCCATTCATATGTGGCAGAGACCAATATGTCGATTGGCAATGTTTATGTCGATGACGGCACATCTGCCTTTAAATCTGGTATTGAGCATCGTCCTGCATTGAACCAACTTCTTGATGACAGAGCTAAAGGACTTATTTCGGATGACGATCTAGTCTGTATTGAGGGCTTCGACCGCCTAAGTCGAAATCAAGTAGCAGATGCAGTTAGGTTGCTTCTAGATATCCTAGCAACTGGCATCAATATCATCACTCTGAACGACAGAATGGTTTTCACTAACCCTCCTGATATGATTCAGTTAATGGTGTCGATATTGCACCTATCAAGGGCTCACAGCGAATCTGAAGCCAAGTCGATGCGTTTGAGTGCAGTTTGGACAAAGAAACTTGAAGATGCTCGAAATGGTAAGGTCGTAACTCGACAAGTTCCAAAGTGGATTTCAGTTCAAGGAAATGGTGACTCAGCAAAGTATGTACTGAATGATCATGCTCCAACGATAAAGCGAATGTTCAACCTATGCATTGCAGGTTACGGAGTTTTAGCAATCTGCAAAGAGCTCAACAATGAAGGCATCTTGTCAACATCAGGGAAAGCATGGAACAAGACTAGCATTCGTAAGATATTACGTTCACGAGCCGCATTTGGTGAATGGGAATTCAAAGGCACGGTACTAGAAGGTTACTTCCCAGCAGTAGTGAATATGTCGACATGGCTTAGAGCGCAGAAGGCGATTGATGTTCGTAAGGCTACTCCTGATACTACAAAGCACACGTTAAAACACGTCGGAGACCTTGAAGGAAGTTCGAAGCCAAATCTGTTCAGCAAGCTAAGTTGCGGTCATTGTAATCGTGCATTCCGATTTGTTAAGGCAACACATAAATCAAATGCACGCTACCGATGTTCTGGTGTTGATATCGGAGTATGCACTTCAAAAGATATTAAGCTTCAGCAATTTGAACGACGGGTTCTAGCGGCGTTACTTGAAATGGACTGGTCTGTTGATAAAGATACAGGCACTACAGATATTGAATTGGCTGATACAATCGCAGAGTTAGAAGTTACTAATACTCAAATTCAAAGGACATCGGCCACGATTCCTATGTTGGATGATCCAACACCTGTAGTCGCTCGACTTAATGAACTTAATCAGCGAAAGGAGATGCTTCGAAATAAGAAGCAAGAGCTTGAATTGGCTACCATTAACTTAGGTGCTGATGACCTAATTGGCGGTATTGAAGAATTAGCTGATGTTACGGACTCAAACTTTGAAACCCGAATGTTGGTGGCTCAGAGAGTCTTAGATGTAGTGGAAAGTTTTAAGCTCACGGTGCATTCGACTGGTATCTTTGTGAATGTGAACCTTAGAAATGGAGACGTAAGGACAGTGACACTGAGTGTAAATGACTTGGATAATCCTGATATTGGAAACTGGCTAGTTTAG
- a CDS encoding thermonuclease family protein — protein MISTPKALASEKNYGIATVSEVTSIYDADTFRVSINGWPPIIGERISIRANGFDAPEIRGKCESEKIAARQAKQLTVELLRGAKVIELRNMKRGKYFRIVADVYLDGKPLADIQIRSGLSRPYSGGKRLSWCE, from the coding sequence ATGATAAGCACACCTAAGGCATTGGCTTCAGAGAAGAATTACGGTATAGCGACTGTTTCAGAGGTTACTTCAATTTATGACGCCGATACATTCCGAGTATCCATCAATGGTTGGCCTCCGATTATCGGTGAGCGAATTTCAATTAGAGCCAATGGCTTCGATGCACCTGAAATACGAGGCAAATGCGAATCAGAAAAAATAGCTGCTAGACAAGCGAAGCAACTAACTGTCGAATTGCTCCGTGGCGCTAAAGTAATTGAGCTTCGGAATATGAAACGAGGGAAGTATTTTAGGATAGTTGCTGATGTCTATTTAGATGGTAAACCCCTAGCAGATATTCAAATCCGTTCTGGTTTATCAAGGCCATACAGTGGTGGTAAGCGTCTAAGTTGGTGTGAGTAG
- a CDS encoding recombinase family protein produces the protein MAYRKHQTPKQKYVIYKRLSTTKERQTHSFEVQDRIIKSYLNDNPHHILATFEEELSGAKNDRPMLAKALEMCKAHDATLLVAKLDRLSRDVGMVDKVVKNYDLICADMPKADKTMLQMLSVMAEWERDAIAKRISDGVLAAIARGKRPGNRTNHKRKLTTEDSDKGRQTRTNQKQQRMAQLQPQVKSLYNNGERTMAQVADMLNGLGVPTTGKGKWYANTVKRILDFDVAVAA, from the coding sequence ATGGCATATCGCAAGCATCAAACACCAAAGCAGAAGTACGTAATCTACAAACGGTTGTCGACTACCAAAGAGCGTCAGACTCATTCGTTTGAAGTGCAGGACCGCATTATCAAGTCGTACCTCAACGACAATCCACACCATATTCTGGCAACGTTTGAAGAAGAACTATCTGGTGCTAAGAATGACCGTCCAATGTTGGCGAAGGCACTCGAAATGTGCAAAGCCCATGACGCAACGTTGTTAGTTGCCAAACTTGACCGTCTTAGTCGTGATGTTGGTATGGTCGATAAAGTCGTCAAGAACTACGACCTAATCTGTGCTGACATGCCGAAGGCTGACAAGACTATGCTTCAAATGTTATCTGTCATGGCTGAATGGGAACGAGACGCTATTGCCAAACGTATCAGTGACGGTGTTCTTGCTGCTATCGCTCGTGGTAAGCGACCAGGTAATCGAACTAATCATAAGCGCAAATTGACTACTGAAGACAGCGATAAAGGCCGTCAGACTCGTACCAACCAGAAGCAGCAACGTATGGCTCAATTACAACCGCAAGTGAAGTCACTGTACAACAATGGCGAACGTACTATGGCGCAAGTCGCTGATATGCTGAATGGATTAGGAGTACCGACTACAGGTAAGGGTAAGTGGTACGCTAATACAGTCAAGCGCATCCTCGATTTTGATGTTGCTGTAGCAGCATAA
- a CDS encoding HNH endonuclease, with the protein MAKLPGKTAYSGVRRTTTRKSGFKSHPDSTGGEYKTESVTPILLEAGKTLTFVFNFPRSDGQTYVGFGGFYQCEDFVQITFNNPNSSKNEFSRRTPPDTSKFGSMWIANGLSEPVTISFNSEVDTYLAIYNFECGLIWHEAFDAARENDQTGYLNSMHSIMPEAGFYTEDGQVSFNYESPLKYINPNINLHLKSCNRCARFLPINLNNERETLAFSNHCVAKAPCTHKGFGLLTNIDTGEAVDLHYGYQLECRFCKKYFVNMPLNWQRTAAQMKEDGQRRRNFELLIAEIYQQSPQLSYRTQTGRELLDDVWSRFKGQCFNCNNPIQNKRKMHLDHTRPLALLWPLDGTATALCATCNTSKRDRPPSQFYSPQQLNQLSLLTGLSVEELTVPEPNHEVIKELLARLDWLYEDFLTKPALLMERDGKITAELVVKALDKVLRRSQQVEYDFSFVNEYNRRRDSHITFDINEDTDSVV; encoded by the coding sequence ATGGCTAAATTACCGGGCAAGACAGCATATTCAGGTGTGCGAAGAACTACTACAAGAAAATCAGGCTTCAAAAGCCATCCCGACAGTACTGGTGGCGAGTACAAAACAGAATCAGTTACGCCAATATTACTAGAAGCCGGTAAAACTCTGACGTTTGTATTTAACTTCCCTCGAAGCGACGGACAGACATATGTAGGTTTTGGAGGGTTTTATCAGTGTGAGGACTTCGTTCAAATAACATTCAACAACCCCAACTCATCAAAGAACGAGTTCTCTCGCAGAACACCACCTGATACTTCCAAGTTTGGCTCAATGTGGATTGCCAATGGGCTATCTGAGCCCGTTACAATTTCTTTCAATTCAGAAGTTGATACCTATCTTGCAATTTACAATTTTGAGTGCGGACTTATCTGGCATGAAGCATTTGATGCTGCAAGAGAGAACGATCAAACAGGCTATTTAAATAGCATGCACTCAATAATGCCTGAAGCTGGATTCTATACAGAAGACGGTCAAGTATCGTTCAATTACGAAAGTCCGCTAAAGTATATTAACCCTAATATCAATTTACACCTAAAATCGTGTAATAGATGTGCCAGATTTTTACCAATTAATCTAAATAATGAAAGAGAAACTTTAGCATTTTCAAATCATTGCGTCGCTAAAGCACCGTGCACCCATAAAGGCTTTGGACTGCTAACAAACATTGATACAGGTGAGGCTGTTGATCTTCACTACGGATATCAACTTGAATGTAGATTCTGTAAGAAGTACTTCGTGAACATGCCATTGAATTGGCAAAGAACAGCTGCTCAAATGAAAGAGGATGGCCAGCGTCGACGCAACTTTGAGCTATTAATTGCTGAAATTTACCAACAGTCACCTCAATTGAGTTACCGAACCCAAACTGGTCGTGAACTACTTGACGATGTTTGGAGCAGATTCAAGGGGCAATGTTTCAATTGCAACAACCCAATCCAAAATAAGCGAAAAATGCATCTTGACCATACGCGACCACTAGCACTTTTATGGCCTTTAGATGGGACAGCGACCGCTTTATGCGCAACGTGTAATACAAGCAAAAGAGATAGACCACCATCGCAGTTTTACAGCCCTCAACAGCTGAACCAGTTATCTTTACTTACTGGTTTATCTGTTGAAGAACTGACTGTTCCAGAACCAAATCATGAGGTAATCAAAGAGCTTCTTGCACGACTAGATTGGCTTTATGAAGATTTCCTGACAAAACCAGCATTGTTAATGGAACGAGATGGAAAAATAACAGCAGAGTTAGTTGTTAAAGCTCTTGATAAGGTGCTTAGACGTTCTCAGCAAGTGGAATATGACTTCTCATTCGTTAATGAATATAACCGACGTCGAGATAGTCACATCACGTTCGATATCAACGAAGATACCGATTCAGTGGTTTAA
- a CDS encoding DNA methyltransferase has product MNNPQLSFEKELSVAPKHVTHSGGKGEFLHDWYAYLEGYSSEFVHSVLDTYMPNAQKVLEPFAGVGTTPLTLGFRGIKTFYSEINPAMRKVINAKLTIAALPKDKKLQLFNEIKSLSAELPSLYIQHSEKSELRKYYEAAFKASVYFDDSMFSKILKIRSLNDELLLKNPTLGLALEVAVISKLIICSRLKRAGDVRFKTQKELDKGLPEFILSVQEQLLLLAEDCLRCPKSIAEAQLVAHNAKQLHELKPLGVDGVITSPPYLNGTNYFRNTKLELWYMGFITTATCLRGFRDQVVTSGINDVTKNKGNIIHPSAQDVVTELAENAYDGRISKMAAGYFEEMGLVFNGLSKHLKDGGIACIDIGDSLYGGIHVPTHDILSEIAKDSSLNTLEIVKLRERRSKSGAPLTQSLIVLEKAKSDKVMVSMSGLQKCDIPTKWDMFKEALPHLQHPYSKRNWGSTLHSVCSYQGKMKPALAYKLVEAFSSVGDKVLDPFSGSGTIPFEAALNGRESYGLDIGLLATTLSNAKMKRPNRENVTQIIESLEAYIANSEPSEASIKDANEVKFNKSIPEYFHEDTFKEILCARDFFIENHDSQSADWALVMSCMMHILHGNRPYALSRNSHPITPYAPTGDFIYKNLIEKLWAKVNKSLDTEVEGGFVNGHCFQADILAKWPEEIQEIDAIITSPPFFDSTKFYMTNWMRYWFCGWTREDFDTQPKSFVEVIQKKSFDAYDFIFNECHERLKVGGYAVFHLGHSDKCNMAESLKSYAEKYFEVVDIFTESVEHCEKHGIADKGGVKGHQYLVLRK; this is encoded by the coding sequence ATGAATAATCCACAGCTAAGTTTTGAGAAGGAGTTATCAGTCGCTCCAAAGCACGTCACACATTCTGGCGGTAAAGGAGAGTTTCTCCATGATTGGTACGCATACTTAGAAGGATATTCATCAGAGTTTGTGCACTCTGTTTTAGATACTTACATGCCTAATGCCCAAAAGGTTCTTGAGCCATTTGCAGGAGTAGGAACAACGCCATTAACGCTTGGGTTTAGAGGAATCAAAACTTTCTATAGCGAGATTAACCCAGCCATGCGCAAGGTTATCAACGCAAAGCTGACGATCGCTGCACTCCCAAAAGATAAGAAATTACAGCTATTCAACGAAATCAAATCGCTATCTGCTGAGTTACCGAGCCTGTATATCCAACATTCTGAAAAATCAGAGCTCAGAAAGTATTATGAAGCTGCATTCAAAGCGAGTGTATATTTCGATGATAGTATGTTTTCAAAAATACTGAAAATTCGTTCTTTAAATGATGAGCTTCTATTAAAAAATCCAACACTTGGACTTGCATTAGAAGTCGCTGTTATTTCAAAGCTTATTATTTGTTCTAGATTGAAGCGAGCTGGCGACGTTCGTTTTAAGACGCAAAAGGAATTGGATAAAGGTCTTCCCGAATTTATTTTATCAGTTCAGGAGCAATTATTATTGTTAGCTGAAGACTGCTTACGTTGTCCGAAATCCATAGCAGAAGCACAATTAGTCGCTCATAATGCAAAGCAGTTACATGAACTTAAGCCTTTAGGTGTCGATGGTGTTATCACTTCTCCACCGTATTTGAATGGAACAAATTATTTCCGAAATACTAAGCTTGAGCTTTGGTATATGGGATTCATTACTACAGCTACTTGTTTAAGAGGCTTCCGAGATCAAGTGGTTACTTCAGGCATTAACGATGTAACAAAGAACAAAGGGAATATTATTCATCCCTCAGCTCAGGATGTAGTTACAGAGTTGGCTGAGAATGCTTACGATGGTCGAATTTCCAAAATGGCTGCTGGATATTTTGAAGAAATGGGGTTGGTGTTTAATGGATTATCTAAGCACTTAAAAGATGGTGGCATCGCTTGTATAGACATTGGTGATTCATTGTATGGTGGAATACACGTTCCAACTCATGACATTTTGAGTGAAATAGCAAAAGACTCATCACTTAACACCTTGGAGATCGTTAAGTTACGTGAGAGAAGATCAAAGTCAGGAGCACCATTAACTCAGTCCCTTATTGTACTTGAGAAAGCTAAGTCCGATAAAGTAATGGTTAGTATGAGTGGGTTACAAAAGTGCGATATACCAACCAAATGGGATATGTTTAAAGAAGCTTTACCTCATTTACAACACCCATACTCAAAGAGAAATTGGGGTAGCACTTTACACTCTGTATGTTCATACCAAGGTAAGATGAAGCCTGCGTTAGCATATAAACTTGTTGAAGCATTTTCTAGTGTTGGTGATAAAGTCTTAGACCCATTTAGCGGTTCAGGAACTATTCCGTTTGAGGCTGCATTAAATGGTCGAGAGTCTTACGGTTTAGATATTGGGTTGTTAGCTACAACCTTAAGTAATGCCAAGATGAAACGTCCAAATCGCGAGAATGTAACTCAAATTATCGAGTCTCTTGAAGCTTACATTGCTAATTCAGAGCCGAGCGAAGCTTCAATCAAAGACGCAAATGAGGTTAAGTTCAATAAGTCAATTCCTGAATACTTCCATGAAGACACATTCAAGGAGATTTTATGTGCTCGTGATTTCTTTATCGAGAACCATGATTCGCAATCCGCTGATTGGGCTCTGGTGATGTCTTGTATGATGCACATTTTACATGGTAATCGCCCGTATGCCCTAAGCAGAAACAGTCATCCAATTACACCGTATGCTCCAACTGGTGATTTCATCTACAAGAACCTGATTGAGAAATTGTGGGCTAAGGTGAATAAGTCACTTGATACTGAAGTTGAAGGTGGTTTCGTTAATGGACACTGCTTCCAAGCTGATATCCTTGCGAAATGGCCCGAAGAAATCCAAGAAATTGACGCGATTATCACATCACCGCCATTCTTTGATAGTACGAAGTTTTATATGACTAACTGGATGCGCTATTGGTTCTGTGGCTGGACGAGAGAAGACTTTGACACTCAACCAAAGAGTTTTGTTGAGGTTATCCAGAAGAAATCGTTCGATGCATACGACTTTATATTCAACGAGTGTCATGAAAGACTAAAAGTTGGTGGATATGCAGTATTTCACCTTGGTCATTCTGATAAATGCAATATGGCTGAATCTCTTAAGTCGTATGCTGAAAAATACTTTGAGGTTGTCGATATATTCACTGAATCTGTTGAGCACTGTGAGAAGCATGGTATTGCTGATAAAGGTGGAGTTAAAGGCCACCAATACTTGGTTCTTCGTAAGTAA
- a CDS encoding YifB family Mg chelatase-like AAA ATPase — protein sequence MVGPPGTGKTMLASRLANLLPPLSLTQGLEVAAIHSIAGLSRDSQQLRRRPFRAPHHSSSAASLVGGGSVPQPGEISLAHHGVLFLDELPEYSRVVLDNLREPLESGQVVISRASAKLTFPARFQLVAAMNPSPSGEVGSNSRDSPEQIRRYLARLSGPLLDRFDLSVEVSRLPAGSLSKPDTSGISSAEAGAQILRAQTVAIERQGYLNALISGHKLGPNLGISQSLLEFTERAINKLQLSVRAYHRILRVARTIADLESSAAVEKHHIAEALGYRAMDKLLSELARQVQ from the coding sequence CTGGTAGGCCCGCCGGGTACTGGCAAAACCATGCTAGCGTCACGCCTTGCTAACTTATTGCCGCCACTGTCGTTAACGCAAGGCTTAGAGGTAGCCGCCATCCATTCCATCGCAGGGTTAAGCCGCGATAGCCAGCAACTACGACGGCGCCCTTTTCGAGCCCCCCACCATTCCAGTTCCGCCGCCTCTTTGGTTGGTGGTGGCTCCGTGCCGCAACCTGGGGAGATATCCCTAGCCCACCATGGCGTGTTGTTTCTGGATGAATTGCCGGAATATTCGCGGGTGGTGCTAGATAACCTACGAGAACCACTAGAGTCAGGGCAGGTGGTTATTTCACGGGCCAGCGCCAAGCTAACCTTCCCTGCTCGCTTTCAACTAGTGGCAGCTATGAACCCTTCGCCCAGTGGCGAGGTGGGCAGCAATAGCCGTGATAGCCCCGAGCAGATCCGTCGCTACCTCGCTCGATTGTCTGGACCGTTACTCGATCGCTTTGATCTCAGCGTAGAGGTCAGTCGTTTGCCTGCCGGCAGTCTGAGTAAGCCGGATACTAGCGGGATCTCTAGCGCTGAAGCCGGCGCTCAAATTCTCAGAGCCCAGACGGTCGCGATAGAGCGCCAAGGTTATCTCAATGCACTGATCTCAGGCCATAAGTTGGGGCCAAATCTGGGAATAAGTCAGTCATTGTTGGAGTTTACCGAACGAGCAATCAACAAACTCCAACTGTCAGTGCGTGCCTATCACCGCATCTTACGGGTGGCTCGTACCATTGCAGATTTAGAGAGTTCAGCTGCAGTAGAGAAACACCATATCGCCGAAGCTCTGGGATATCGAGCGATGGATAAACTGCTGTCGGAGTTAGCACGACAGGTACAATAA